cgacccctctgcaggtggggagccgggggcttgaaccgggatccttacgccggtccctgcgctttgtgccacctgtgctttaacctgctgcgctaccgcccgactccctgtgaagtattttatttacttatttggatagagacagccagaaatggagagggaagggggtgatagagagagagagagagagagagacacctgcatccctgcttcaccacttgtgaagctttcctcctgcaggtgggggccaggggttcgaacacaggtccttgcgcattgcaacatgggcactcaaccaggtgtgccaccacctggccccccgtgAGGTACTTTTTAACCAGCTATCGTAACAAATCTCTGGGTGGGGCgtctgtgtgtgagtgactgGTGACCAAGACGGTTGAAAAGTCCACGATCCACATTGCCGCttctctcagtaataaataaagttaatcccCAAAGACCTGAGGTCAGGGCCGCCCTGGTGGGTTCGGGAGGGCGGGCGGGGGGCCGGTCCCATGTAGCCCGTGTGCCCGCAGTGGTGACCATCATCAAGGggaaggtggaggaggtggagctgCCTGTGGAGAAGGTGGACATCATCATCAGCGAGTGGATGGGCTACTGCCTCTTCTACGAGTCTATGCTCAACACCGTGCTCTACGCCCGGGACAAGTGgctggtgagtgggtgggtgtccCCTGGGCTCTGACCTTGGACGGACTCCCCACCCGAGGGCCTGGGCAGGGGGGCTCCCAGTGCGGGGGTGCGGAGGCCACAGGCTCGAGCATCAGGATGGCCGGGCATTCTGGGAAGGCTCTGCCCCAAAGTGCTCTTTTCTGCGACAGCCTTCAGCGGACACATTCGGTGGGGGGATCAGGGAGGCCAGTGACCAAAGAGCTTAAAAGAGGTCAAGCTGGAAGGTTTGGGGCTTGGTGGCCTCACCCCGGTCCCCTTGCAGGCACCCGACGGCCTCATCTTCCCCGACCGAGCCACACTGTACGTGACGGCCATCGAGGACCGACAGTACAAAGACTACAAAATCCACTGTGAGTCGGGGCGGGGCGCCTCTGACCCCGGCCGGGTGGGGGGTGCTAGCCAAAGCCCCGGGTCACcctcgcctcccctccccagggtgGGAGAACGTCTATGGCTTCGACATGTCCTGCATCAAAGACGTGGCCATCAGGGAGCCGCTGGTGGACGTGGTGGACCCCAAGCAGCTGGTCACCAACGCCTGCCTCATAAAGGTGAGGGGCGGAGGCCCCGCTGTCTGGGGGCCTGAGGCTTCAGGTCGGGATGGCAGAGTGGTCCAAGGTGTCTGAGGACGGAGAGCCCGGGGTGGGGGGTGCCAAGCTCCCTGAAAGTCTGACACCAAGGGagtttagagagagagggatggagggagagggagagagagagagagccacataGACAAAATCCAGAACAACacttggatttgaacctggaacatcaggCAAACGAGCCCCAAgacctccccagcccctgcaccTCTCTCAaaggtagaacagaaagaaattgagggaaagaggaggtgggggtggggagagatgcCCGCAGCGTTGCTTTTCGGgctgtgacgctttccccctggtgaggggactgggggcttgacctgggtccttgtgcacttacccAAGCGCGCCACCACCCCAGCCCTGTTGTAAGTCAGACAGGTGGGAAATGCGCCTTTAGTGCCTGCTGTTCCATATGTGTGTTAACCactctgctgagccctggcttgtGCTGGGGAGAgaactgtgactttggagcctcaagcatggaagtctgtttgtttgttttgttttgttttttaaaccagagcactgctcagctctggcttatggtggggaggaggggattgaacctggaactttggagcctcaggcagaacccttatgctatctacccccgcccagaaGTTAGTTTTCTGTTTGTATAACCGCTACACTGTTtttctcccacctccccctccaaaaaaaaaaaaaaaagcagggtaggtggcgcaaagcacaaggaccagcataaggatcccagtttgagcccccggctccccacctgcaggggagtcgcttcacaggcggtgaagcaggtctgcaggtgtctatctttctctccccctctctgtcttcccctcctctctccatttctctctgtcctatccaacaacagtgacatcagtaacaacaataataataaccacaacaatggtaaaacaaccagggtaacaaaagggaaaaaatgggagcagtggatttgtcgtaggcaccaagccccagcagtaaccctggaagtaaaaagtaaattaaaaacaaatataaaaacggggtgtcgggtggtagcacagtgggttaaatgcacgtggtgcacaGCGCAGGgatcagcatgaggatcccagcttgagctccccacctgcaggggagtcgcttcacaggcggtgaagcaggtctttaggtgtctgtctttctctccccctctctgtcttccccatctctctccatttctctctgtcctatccaacaacaaccacatcaataacaacaataataactacgacaataaaaagggaaaataaatattttaaaaattaaaaaacaaaagcaggggagatagcataatgattatgcaaagagactcgtacctgaggccccaaagtcccaggttcaatcccctgcaccaccatcatccagagctgagcagtgctctggtaaaaagttttaaacaaacaaacaaaacctactgTGATACTGGTATTGTGAGCCAAAGGTCAGTCAGCAACATTTCATCTAAAGAACTATTCAAGTGGttggggaggtggcgcagtggataaagcaccaggctctcaagcttgaggtcttgagttcgatccccagcagcgccTGTGGTGTCTGGTTTtccctctaataaataagtaaaacgtAGATGGACGATTCTTCAGATCCCAGAGAtgcgggggctggggtggggtgggtgaccctggtgggggctgggcttccaagcaggcctcagtttcccttgCTGGAACGGCCGGGCTGGGAGGCACGGTGGCCGTGGCAGAGGGGCTCACGGGCTTCCCGCAGGAGGTGGACATCTACACAGTCAAGGTGGAGGACCTCACCTTCACGTCCCCCTTCTGCCTGCAAGTGAAGCGCAACGACTACGTGCACGCGCTGGTGGCCTATTTCAACATCGAGTTCACCCGCTGTCACAAGAGAACCGGCTTCTCCACCAGTGAGCGGGGAtggcagggcagggggtgggcaggggagggctggggtggggcaggCGGGAATGGCAGGGGCCGGCGGGCAGGGATGGCAGGGGCAGATGGGCAGGGATTGTAGGGCGGGGTGGCCTGCTGACCAGCCCCTCCCGCAGGCCCCGAGTCCCCCTACACACACTGGAAGCAGACGGTGTTCTACATGGAAGATTACCTGACGGTGAAGACGGGCGAGGAGATCTTCGGCACCATTGGCATGCGGCCCAATGCCAAAAACAACGTGAGGCCTAGGGAGGGGGCGGGATGGGGGCCTCTACCTGCTCTGGCCACCCAGCCAAACGCCTGCtctcccggccccgcccccatTCTAGCAAGGGGACGCTCGCTCGCAGGGATGCCAGCTAAAAGGGGGCTGGAGAAGGTGACTGACCTGCGGCCGCATGGCTCTGCCAGCCCAGAACGGAGTGGGGGGGACGTTTGCACCCCTCTTTCTCAGAGCTGCGCTGGGCAGGTCCCGGCATTCTGCACAGGCGTGCTGGAGTCTCACTGGTGCAAGGCCCCAGCGCCACCAGCcaagcagctttttaaaaaatttaaaaacatttattcccttcggttgcccttgttgttttattgttgtagttattaatgtcatcgttgctggataggacagagagaaatggagagaggaggggaagacagaggaggagagaaagacagacacctgcagacctgcttcaccgcctgtgaagcgactcccctgcaggtggggagccgggggctcgaaccgggatccttatgccggtccttgtgctttgcgccacctgcgcttaacccgctgctctcccgcccgactcccccaagcgGCTGTTTTGTGTATTTTTCCTGAGGTTGAGTtgagagaccagagagagagcacagcttgGCTCAGGCACATGTAGACCCAGAAAAtgagcctggggcctcagacctgcaggtcaggagctctgttcgctgagccatctccccaggcaaAATCCTAGCAAGAGAGTGAGCTTCCACGCAGAAGTCCGCATCCTGGGTGCTGGTGTGTCCTGAGGAGGCAGATGAGGGCAGGCTCAGGACGTGGGGGTCTCCAGGGAGGGTGACacaggcagtgtgtgtggggtctTGTCTGCCCCGCCATGACCCTGACCTCcgccccccttcccccttccccacagCGCGACCTGGACTTCACCATCGACCTGGACTTCAAGGGCCAGCTGTGTGAGCTGTCCTGCTCCACCGACTACCGGATGCGCTGAGGCCGCCCCTGGCTCTCCCACCCCGGCCGGGCCGGCCCTGCAGGGCCCAGGGGCTGCGATCTTAGGCGGTTTTCGgggctccctcttcctctcccctccgaAGGGGGTTTTAGGGGGCCTGGGCTGGGAGGGGGGTGAGGGTACATCGTGACTGTGTTTTTCATAACTTATGTTTTTATATGGCTGCATTTACGCCAATAAACCTTCAGCTGGGACGACTCCGACTCGGCTCCCTGGGCCTCAGTGGGGGTTGCAGGTGGCCAAAGGTCTCTCCCTCTTGTGTGTCTCCTTTCAGTTGTTCTTCCACTCACCATCTGGGGGTCTCCGGCCCTATTTGCTCTTGTCCCAGCTGCTGGCTGACCTCTGTCCAACTGCCTCGACACCCACGATTCACTGGGCGTTACCTTCCTGTCTGCACCCACGGGTTGGCGGGAGGGGTGGTGTCCTgctgacccccacccccggccaggCTTAGAGCCCGTGAAGCTCACCAGTCTCCACAGCCTGCGCCCCCTGGGTGGTGTGCATACTGCCGGGGCGAGTCACCCCCAGGACTGACACATGGCCCAAGGTCCTGACGCCACTTCAGgctctggggcagtggggggaggtctACATGAGCCCAGCGCCAGCCCTGGAAGCAGCAGTCCACATTGGGGGGCGGTGACCTTGTCACTGTATTAAGCTCCCCCACCAAGTAACATAGTATAAGCCCTCACCTCCCTGCTTGGGGGCCTGGACTGCAGGCGGTGACAACAGTGACCAGAAGAGTCCTGGAGGGTGTGCAGGGAGGGTGACAGCTGCCCACGTACCCGGGGCACAAGCGCCAGGCACCTtgctggaggggctggggggcctCACCCAGGAGCCCAGCTCCACGCCCATAGCTGTACCCCTTTCCTGCTGTTGGAGGGCCACACACCCGGCGCCAGACTGAGCCCTACAGGAaggaaggagctgggtggtagcgcgggttaagcgcacgtggcacctgcgtaaggatcccagttccggtCCCGTGGCTCCCCATCTCAccttcacctgcagggtgaagcagggttgcaggggtctctctgtctctctccctcaccatctcaccctttcaatttctggctgtctctatccaataagtaagtaaagataataaaaaaaatgcaaaaagagggagtcgggcacacattgcacgaagcccaaggacccaaggaccagcgtaaggatcccggttggagcccccggctccccacctgcaggggagtcgcttcacaggcggtgaagcaggtctgcaggtgtctctcccccttctctgtcttcccctcctctctctgtttctcaaggtcctgtccaacaatgacgacatcaataacaacaacaagggtaacaagggaataaaaaaaatctttttttaaaaaaacaggatgtggtctgggaggtttcgcagtggttaaggcactggactttcaggcatgaagtccccggcagcacatgtaccagagtgatgtctggttctttctcctgtctttcgcctgaataaataaatcttaaaaaaaaaaaaaaaggacacggCTCAAGTAGTCAGCGCGGTTCAGGCtctgcctcccagcccccagcccggcTGTCCCGTCGCTGCAGACAAAGAGGCGGAATGGCCAGGATGGAGGCAGGGGTCCAGCGGAGGTTGGGGACGGGACCCGGACGTCGGGATGGGGgtgcgggcgggcggggcggggcggagaTTGCAAGGGGCGGGGACAAAGCCGGGGCTCCAATACCCCGCCTGACACCCGCCAGACAGAAAGCGGGGTTCCCGGATGGTGGGGGGGTTGGGCGCGGGCAGGAGCCCCGGAGGCCCATCGGCTCAATCGTGGGGTTCTGGCCCCCGGGTTGCCCGGGTGCGAGTGGCGGGCGGGGGTGTCCGCGCTCTAGGCTGGGGGGTCCCCGGGGCAGGTGCATCGGGCTGGTCTCCGGGCTCCGAGCGCGGTGAGtatgctggggggcggggggcccgCTCGTGGGGCGCTGGGCGTGCGGCCTCCATCCTgcccccccgcacccccccgAGCAAACGCGTCTGTGCACCGCGCCCCCAtcccccctgcacccctgcacccccGCCTCCGGACGGGAAGCCGAAGTGGGGTGCACCCGGCCAACGTCCTGCAGGTGCTCCTTTCAGAGGGGCCTGGGGCGAATGCAAGCACCCCATCTTCAGCGCAGCCCGGGGGGCGGCCAGGCCAGCGTGcgctccctccacctccccccttctctccggCCGTTCAGAGCCCCCCAACTGATGCACCACCCGGCCAGGACCCTTATATGCACCTCGGGGTGCTCAGGAATTGGGTGTCTGGGGTCTGGGAGGAGGGGCCCGGGGATGACCCCTGTCCACCCCCCAGGACTCCGGCGCCATGGCTGAGGCGCGCCAGGCCGCGGGGTTCCCGTCCTCGCTGAGCCCGGACGGGGCGGACGTGCTGCTCAGCGCCCCGGTGCTGCGGGACATCTGCCTCTCGGGGCTGCGCTCCTGGCAACGGCACCTCTCCAGGTTCTGGGTGAGCAGGACCCACCCCTGAGACCCTCACACCGCCCTACCTGGGCATGTCCTCGTCCAAGACACCTTAAAGACACTCATTTCAAGGTGGGGAAATTATGCAGACAGACTCGATGGCGGGAGGCTcctgggtctcaggttcaatccccagcaccaccatcagcccgcgctgagcagggctctggtaatgaCAATAAATATGAAGCCTTTCGTTTGTCTGTTAGTCCAGGTGTACCAACTGggaccccctgctctgcccctgcaCCCACGTCCtggccacccacccacccgcctCCCCTTTCTCTACACTCCTGAAGCCAagcccctccctcccactccaggTCATAAACACAGTGCTTCCCTTTGGACCTGATCAACATCTTGGGGagacaaaagactttttttttctaatttcctttttgttgcttttgtttttattgttgtagttattgttgatgtcatcgttgttggataggacagagagaaatggagagaggaggggcagacagagagggggagagacagacagacacctgcagacctgcttcaccacctgtgaagcgactcccctgcaggtggggggccgggggctcgaaccaggatcctcccgcctgtccttgtgctttgcgccacgtgcgcttaacctgcactaccacctacaaaagcctttctatcaggaaaaggggggggcaggtggtggtgcaactgattgATCGCTCACGTTAcaatgtgtgaagacccaggcttgagccccattcctcacctgcaaaggaagagcttcacaagtggcgaattagggctgcagttgtctctccccctatgtcccccttccctcttaatttctgactgtctctatccaataattaaagattaaaaaaaaaaaaagccaggagctgggcagtagcgcagccattACACGCACATGGTGCACAGCGCAAgtgccggtgtaaggatccgggttcaagcccctcagcttctcacctgcaggagagtcgctttgcaagcggtgaagcaggtctgcaggtgtctatctctctttctgtcttccccttctctctcgatttctctgtcctatccaacaacaacagctatgacaacaataacaactacaagtgcaacagcaaaggcaacaaaatggaaaaaatggccttcaggagtagtggattcctaatgcaggcgccgagccccagcgataaccctggaagcaaacaacaacaacaacaaaaaaccttccTCCTACAAAGATCTTGGGAGCACTTGTTGGATCTGGCATTGTTGGTGGCACCAGGGAAACAGACACAGCAAGGAGCAGGACAGGCAGATTCCTGCTGTCCCGGAGCTTGTGATCAGATCAGATGGAGGCAGAAGACAGGATAGTCAGTGCCTGCAGGGGACACATGGCCCCTGGAGGAGGCAGGCTGGGGGGCAGGGCACAAGAGGTCCTGAGGTCCATCCAGGCATCACAGGTACCAGacagatgctctgcttctctggcctttctctcgctaagaaaatattttctgggagtcccggcggtagtgcagcgggttaagcgcaggtggcacaaagtgcatggactggagtaaggatcccggttcgagcccccggctccccatctgcaggggagtcgcctcacagatggtgaagcaggtctgcaggtgtctgtctttctctcccccttttctctccatttctctctgtcctatccaacaacggtgacgtcaataacaacaataataactacaacaataaaacaagggcaacaaaaggaaataaataaacaaattaagaaaacattttctttaaagatttatttacttatttttattgattatttaaaaatatatattaaaatatttattaatgagaaagatagaaggagagagagaaagaatcagacatcactctggtacatgtgctgccagggattgaactcaggtcttcatgcttgagagtccagtgctttatccactgcaccacttcctggaccactatttaaaaatatcttatcaacaagggcaacaaaatggaaaaaatagcctctagcagcagtggattcatggtgcaggcactgaggatccctggaggaaaaaaaaaaatcttacgtatttattggataaaggagactgagagaaactgagaggaagggggtgggggagagaaggagagacacctgcagcttcatcgctcgggaagctttccccctgcaggtgcagggcagggggccttgaacccgggtccttgagcattgtaacagatATGCTCTGCTGGGTGTGCTACCCCCAGGTCTCTTATTTAGTTGTGAGGGAGAATCTGCATCATTCTGGCAGACCCAGTACTGGGGATAAGGCCTggcacctcatgtttgagagttcagtgctctagccACCTGCCAGCTCCTGGGcggctaaacaaacaaacaagtatttgt
The DNA window shown above is from Erinaceus europaeus chromosome 2, mEriEur2.1, whole genome shotgun sequence and carries:
- the PRMT1 gene encoding protein arginine N-methyltransferase 1 isoform X1, whose translation is MAAAEAANCIMENFVATLANGMSLQPPLEEVSCGQAESTDKPNAEDMTSKDYYFDSYAHFGIHEEMLKDEVRTLTYRNSMFHNRHLFKDKVVLDVGSGTGILCMFAAKAGARKVIGIECSSISDYAVKIVKANKLDHVVTIIKGKVEEVELPVEKVDIIISEWMGYCLFYESMLNTVLYARDKWLAPDGLIFPDRATLYVTAIEDRQYKDYKIHWWENVYGFDMSCIKDVAIREPLVDVVDPKQLVTNACLIKEVDIYTVKVEDLTFTSPFCLQVKRNDYVHALVAYFNIEFTRCHKRTGFSTSPESPYTHWKQTVFYMEDYLTVKTGEEIFGTIGMRPNAKNNRDLDFTIDLDFKGQLCELSCSTDYRMR
- the PRMT1 gene encoding protein arginine N-methyltransferase 1 isoform X2, which codes for MAAAEAANCIMEVSCGQAESTDKPNAEDMTSKDYYFDSYAHFGIHEEMLKDEVRTLTYRNSMFHNRHLFKDKVVLDVGSGTGILCMFAAKAGARKVIGIECSSISDYAVKIVKANKLDHVVTIIKGKVEEVELPVEKVDIIISEWMGYCLFYESMLNTVLYARDKWLAPDGLIFPDRATLYVTAIEDRQYKDYKIHWWENVYGFDMSCIKDVAIREPLVDVVDPKQLVTNACLIKEVDIYTVKVEDLTFTSPFCLQVKRNDYVHALVAYFNIEFTRCHKRTGFSTSPESPYTHWKQTVFYMEDYLTVKTGEEIFGTIGMRPNAKNNRDLDFTIDLDFKGQLCELSCSTDYRMR